aagaaaatatggaaaaaggaGAGGGCAGAGGGGAAGGATTTAAAGTTACACTGTAGGAGGACAAGGGGAGCAGTAGGCATAGGGGAGGAAGATGTGGGActgaatgagggaaaaaaaacatgatcaaaattaataagaaaaataagaacTTGTGCATCATGGATTCAGAAGTAAAAGACACAGGTGTAGTGTGAAAGCAAGCTGCTGTTTGGTGTTTCTGCTAGGATTTTTCCCCCAGCTGTAACCCATTGTGTTGTCTGCCCCCTCATTGTTTTGTGTGGTCCTACAAATTGACCTCATTCATGGGGTAGAAGGTGTAGCAGTGACAGTGAAGCAATGAACTCGTGTCTCAAATGGGGCATTGTTGACCTTTCAACATGTCAGTCCATGGAACCCATGCCACTCTGCTGTGCTTGACACCCCAAAAGCCGTATACACATGTTGTAAACGTCACCTCGCAATGATTGCCTCTTTTGCCATAGAAGGAACTCTGGGGAGTAGTGGTGGACACCATAAGAGCTCAGCTGAAAGCAGGGAGGGCAGCAGGTTTTTAGCTGTCTCGTACCTGTGCTAGGTGGTGTCCaggccactgtgctgctgcttcCATGCACAGAGTTGTATCACTTTGCTGGTATCCCACACTGTTTTCTCCATCAGTAGTGTAAAGTTGAAATCCCAACACCACTTGTGTATCTGATCGCGCAACACTGCCATACTGTGGTTTGCTCGCTCAGTAACTCTTATTATtggtggttttgttttgttttgtgccaCTACACATGGAATCAATGTCATGCGCTGCAGGaagtgtgtggtgtgttgtgTTGAGTGAAAGTAGATTAGGGGCCAGACAATGCATCCACTATTAACGAGGCTCCCAgtgagcacacacactcacacactctcttgctctctctctcacacacacacaccgggggGTCAGTCTCATGCAGCAAACACTGAGCACGCACAGATGGTTGAAAGGGAGGTGTGCTAAGCTGCCGAGTTAACTCACAAAAAGCAAACAGGGGCCTCTGCCTGAGCGGACTGGTTCTTTCACATTtccatacagtatattcatttaGACGATACATTTCTCAACATACAAGATTATTAACttctatttagctgacacctctgtccagtGTGACTGACAGATAAAGTACTGTAAAATCActagtcattcacccatttatgtagcagagcACTGCAACATGCATACACTTACTTATACTAACACTCACTACAAGCAGATTAGTCACTGGTTCACCTTTTTCTAGTTTTTATGGCTTTATACTTTTTGAGACTTGTATTCCATGTTAGTTTTTTGGAAcaggtgccttttttttcttttttttttccattggctTAAACACACAACCTTATGGTATGATTTGCTGACAGCTACATGGGTTGTCCTGTCCAGTCTAGTGGTGCTTCTGTGGGAGTTAACACCCCATTGACCTGTATGTTTCTGCTTCCCACCCCCTTCATCACCCTTGCCCTGCTGCAGATTTGGATGTCAGTCCTGCAGGTGTCTGCTGTGAGAGAAATGATTCCTCATGAAGTTACTGGATCACCTTCTCATGGCAGGCGTGGTTCTCTGTGCTTCTCACTGAGCTCCATGCCCATCCACCGCTGAGCACCAGACAGACGCCACCACCCAGTAGGTCAGCCAGTGGGTGGGCAGACCCACCTTTCAAACCCTGACAGAGAAACAGAGATAGAGTGTACCAATAAGACCACAGAGCAGCTCCCTTCAGGGGCAAAAAGGGCGACATGAAGTCGAACCAGGAGAGGAGCAATGAGTGCCTGCCTCCGAAGAAGCGCGAGATCCCAGCCAGCAACCTGCCGACCGAGGAGAAGCCCGCTGCGGTGGCATCTGCCTGTGAGAGCCTGCGGGGTGAGAACCTGGCCTGGCTGGCCAGCGTGGCCACTACCTCTGAATCCGACGGCCCTCTCTATAAACCTCTCTCcgcctcttcttcttcctcctcctcatcctcctcatcccaGTCTAGGGCCCCCGTACCAGGGCCGACGGCAATGTCTCTGCCAACAGTCTACAcctcagctgtctcacagcctaGCGGAGCCATCCAGTATGCTCAGCTGCCACCCAACCTGCACTTTGTGAGCCCCCAGTATACCACGCCCTACACAACCAGCTACATGTCTCCCGCAGCCCCAGTACAGCGCCCTCACCTGGACACCTATTCTAAGGTAGAGCAGCAGCACTCACTGGGTCGCCCACAGAGCCTCCCGCCAGCAGAGGGAACGTTATCTCCCCATGCATCACAGGCTGCCAGCCAGTATGTCCAGGTGGCCAGCTCACCACGGGGTTCCCTCCCATTGCACCTCCACTCCCACTCTGTGGTCCCGCAGGCCCTTGCCCTTGCTGCCCACTCACAGGTACTGCTCCAGTACTCCGATGGACCTGTGGCCAAGAAGGAGGAGGGTCGAGCGCGAGAGGTGCTGAatggggagctggagaagaGCCGGCGCTATAGCTTGCCACCAGAGAGCACCCTGGGTAAGCAGGGAGGTGGGGCCAAGGGCACCTCTAGccagcagcatcagcaccagcagcagcactacgAGGCCCGGCACATTGTGCTCCCAGCAGACTACACACAGGACACCTCAGGGCTCCGTACCTCGCTAATGCTTGTGCCCAACAGCCACACCAGTGCCGACTCTGGAAGCACTCCGGACAGGCCACCGGCCCCTGCGGCTCCAGCCAAGCCCGTCTCCCAAACATCCTCCTCATCTTTCGCCTTCCCCCCACCTCAGTCAGACCCCAAGGCCCCAACAGCCACACTGTCACCCCACACTGTAATCCAGACTACTCACAGTGCCCCTGAGCAGCTTTCGCTGGGCCTGCCTTCTGCCAGCTTCTACCCCGCCCCCACACAGCCACCTATTATCGGCTATATCGCGGGCAGCGGCCAGCAGCAGCACGTGGGCTACCACGCTGCACTTCCACAGCACCTACTCATCCCAGGCAGCCAGCCAATCATCATACCTGTTAGCGGCGGCCGAGGGGCGGGGCCTGATGCAGGACaaacggcagcagcagcagccacggCCTCCCAGCAGTTCCCAGGCACCCCACCCCAAGCCTTTgtcgccactgcgcccccgaaGTGTGAGTCTTTTGAGCACACAGCACCCCCGTACCACACAGCTGCAGTGGTGCAGGCCCAGCTGCACCTGCCCCTGGTTCCAGCATCACCCCCGGCAC
This genomic interval from Scleropages formosus chromosome 23, fSclFor1.1, whole genome shotgun sequence contains the following:
- the atxn1a gene encoding ataxin-1a, translating into MKSNQERSNECLPPKKREIPASNLPTEEKPAAVASACESLRGENLAWLASVATTSESDGPLYKPLSASSSSSSSSSSSQSRAPVPGPTAMSLPTVYTSAVSQPSGAIQYAQLPPNLHFVSPQYTTPYTTSYMSPAAPVQRPHLDTYSKVEQQHSLGRPQSLPPAEGTLSPHASQAASQYVQVASSPRGSLPLHLHSHSVVPQALALAAHSQVLLQYSDGPVAKKEEGRAREVLNGELEKSRRYSLPPESTLGKQGGGAKGTSSQQHQHQQQHYEARHIVLPADYTQDTSGLRTSLMLVPNSHTSADSGSTPDRPPAPAAPAKPVSQTSSSSFAFPPPQSDPKAPTATLSPHTVIQTTHSAPEQLSLGLPSASFYPAPTQPPIIGYIAGSGQQQHVGYHAALPQHLLIPGSQPIIIPVSGGRGAGPDAGQTAAAAATASQQFPGTPPQAFVATAPPKCESFEHTAPPYHTAAVVQAQLHLPLVPASPPAPSSPSLPPYFVKGSIIQLADGALKRVEELKTEDFIQSAEISSELKIDSSTVERIEGSQAPNFAIIQFAVGENRTQVSVEVLVEYPFFVFGQGWSSCCPERTTQLLELPCSRLSVGDVCISLTLKNLRNGSLKKGQSLDSASGAGLPFKPPKVAGIHGEQENGLGQRPGAAISLQATSANGDLKLEEKTSSRPPPPRTESSGTSKPTSRKRRWSAPEGRKVEKADEEAPLTLPRPSFIPQEVKISIEGRSNIGK